The genomic stretch tatatataatatatctgtataaagcttatcttaattattaaggTATCGATAAGGCCTTCAGTTATCgagtatatgtacattttatgtacatgcgttttttttatatttaaaactggCCTTTTTTGtggattaatcaaattttacaaagatcttcatatttttttctttttttgaaaaatctctctaatgttatatttaaaataagtattacgttttgataatttatttcattatataatgatacataCATCACAACTGTATTTATGTTTTgctaaataattatgcatctaatattttagacaaatttaaaatctctGTCCCTATAACTGACTTGTCCGGTACGATATAAATGTTCTCGAGCATCCTGTGAAAAATACAGTGTTGAAGTACTTCTCAATATTGCAGTACATAATTCATTGCTCATGTATCACAGTTTCCttagaaacatttattttacctttctttttttgatcaaCATCGCAGTGAAGACAATAGAACCCACAACAAATCCCACTCTTGTAATGTAATTTACTAGTGTAGGTACAAAAAACTGTTCTATCGACGATTTCGCTGCGGCAAATCTGTATATTCCTGTAtcgaactatatatatatatagaataagtaATTGTgacaaagtattaaaaaaatattaatttttatattattaataaaattatcaaaagaaaattatttttgtactaaCACATTGCTAAATTACATGACATAAATAGCTCCTGCTATGTTTAATAGACTTGTCAATAAGCCTGTTACATAATTTCTGTACAAATATATGTCTAAATTCTAAAACGTGAAGTTTACTCTTTACTCAAAATATTACACGtgtacatttataaatgttgtTCATAAATGAAACACGAATTTTTTCTCCGCCATTgtcattatatttgcaatattgttgtcatttaaagaatattgagtatatatatttttactgatgAAAATTAAGATGTCATTTATTATCGTGTCATTTAATGTTAAACGCGAGGGACACATCATaagttataattgaataaacgaataaagtactaaataaaatatatggacTGCGAGATAGTAAATATTGTGTACGCGAAGCTAAATATCGCAGATGTTTTTCAGAGGTTAGATTCTAGGTTTATCGTACATACGTACCAGGAGGCTTTTAGTCGGGTGTCCCGAATCTTTCAGATATAATTCGCGCAATTCTCTGCGTTTAGCGTCTCTCCATAACGAAATCTCACGTTGTTCCGGCGtgacattataatattccttCGAGGGCATGATTTCTCCTCTCGACGTACTTTTGCTCGCTTCCTTCTCTGTTTTATCACGTGAACAGACGTGCGAGACTATTATCGATCGTGAAGTTCGTGAGTCATGAAATTCCGATTCAAACTTTCATCGCTGGCCATCGTgtcaaaacatatttaaacaaacaattttgtttgtttaagTTACTTGCTTTGTCTAAGCTACAATGATTCTACGAATCGTCGAGTTCCAACACGTACAATTTCACGTGTCAAATTTCGCTGCGATTTccttcgaaaatatataaggtATCGCGCAATTatttctgaacaaaaaaaaatttttagtttctgtacaaaaatataaaaacacatttttcgtatatatttatatgtaatataaaaatatatatctatttttttcttcatatgtAACAGATAATAATACGAGAAGCTGAAATAAATTGATCGATTCAACATTTCtcgttttaaatttcttaattttaatcagaCACATGCACACAAAGAGCTCTCATACGCTTTGGTactaagattttaaaaaattacgaaagtGAAGCTGTTAATCTTGTTTTTCGAAAGGCACAGATGATGCGTCACGACTTCTGTCATTGTTCGATTTTATCATCCAAAAACGACGCAATAGGACAGGGAATTAATCGTAAAGTGACTTTGAACTCGAGTTATCATTTCCGCTTTCGAAAAAAGAACCGTTCTGTGTATAGCTTCCCCTCGAGACGATTACGAATCTGGGTTACTCGATATTCATTTATCGCGGGCACATGACTCGCGGGCGTAACATCGTACAATCATttgtatatcataatatatatatatatgctacatCTACTACATACAATACATCGGTCGCGTCTCGTCTTCACAAAAGGTGTAAAAGGTCGTCGCGGGGACAAGACTCGTCCCGCGCGCCGCGCGTTGAAATTCGACGGATAAACAAATTGCGATTCGACCATCAATGAATCACGTAGTCTACGGCTGTTACGGCGTTGAGAAACGATGACGTTTCAGCTTGGTAAGGTTAGCGAGTCGGGGCGGGGGCTCGGGAGGGGAggaataaaacaaaagatcGACGCGAAATTGTTGccagtcgtcgtcgtcgctcgCTCGTTGCAGGTGGTTGATCTTCGCAGTTCGCGCTTTAATTGTTTCCTTCtattagagagaaaatattctgGTGAGTATATATCTACGAGGTAATTATTCGCGAGTTTTTCGAAACTGAATGATGCGTAGATTCTTCTAGAGAGAAAATACGTAAAGATATCGAAGAATTACTCAAACGAATGTAAACTTGATTTTTCTCATTCCTTGTCTTAAagctttttgatatatatgtttcgTCTTTTGTACACAGGACGTGATCTATTTAGATTTGACATGACCGTGCGAAGTATGTTTGAGGGAAATCAATCTTATGTACTTGATCCGTAAAACGCAATAAGGACGTTCGTATCATCAGACACgcataagattttattattatattttagattaaggTTTCTTTATGCGTGTGTGTCTTTTATGCGTCTGAATAAACGGAGTAATTTCGTAATCGGATGGTGTAGATTTTGCTATTAGGCTTTGGGTTAATCGAGAATGTATGCGTCCTCGCATACAGACGCATCTGAGTCACGGTGCACGCGATATCTAGATACGATATTATCGATGAAAAAGTGTCAAACTCGAAGCAACTGAATCATTTGTCTTTCTCGCAACTTTTCTGTCCTTCGCACGTAAAGCAGGAAGAAGCTTGCAATTAGTTAAAGAATTCAAATTAGAAAACCAAAATTAGCATCAATATCGTATgacaaatgttttctttttttttgcttcctATAATTGTCATTGCTGCcaattcgattatattttctatattgtcggtctttgtttaaaataattattcaattgttGCGAACAAAAACCAAATGATGTGATGGTTGCATATTTACAATCTGTTTATGTCACGTGATATCTCAATAAAATCGCAtatcatgcaaaatataagcAACCGCCTATCTAGTGCGTagttagattataattttttttttcttttttaacatctCGAAACGCGCAACCACACATGATTTCGTCAACTGGAAAGAtaacatttgatattattatatgtatatttgcatattcatGTCATTACAAAATACATCTTTGATTTCTAAGAAATCGATTAAAGCGACTTTAAAAATACCATATAGAAATTACACAAATACATAACTATATAATCTTGAACATATTAAAACGGCAGATAACTAAATAGCATACAAAGgtcaaaaaaaatcttgaaaatatgtGTGAAGGATAATGAGATgtctttaaaatgttttttaaacgtCTTTTGGGAATATGTGTTGTCTGGAAAAGAATGGCAGATGTCATCATGCGTTTAGAGTTTAGACAATGGCAATGGGTCTGTTCGTTTTAGTTGAACTTGCTGCACtagttcagagtttatctttttctttccaatatggagagaaaaagataaactctgaattAGTGCAGCCAGTTCTGCAAAACGAACAGACCCAAtgttaatatacatgtattttagcttacaaaatcatttctttcgtAAGAGatctaaaatttcaaaaatattttattaatatttcgtgaCGAACATCTTTCTTGAGatttctgttaaatattttcttggaatgtcatatatttttgcagcTTTCGAACTTTCCGTCATCtgttcagaaatttttataaagtgaaatttataaatttgaaaagtaaAGGATTTTCATTATCTACTTGCTATTCATTGAGAGCTGTAACATTTTCTTAATCTGAAACTTTAATACTTAACAAAGCGAATAAATTGCGTCTTGGTAAAATATGTTCGAAGAACCGATAAGGTCCGAAATTTGCGCAAGAGAAACAGAAAGATAAGAGACCTTGTACGACCTTGGgatggggaaaaaaaaaaaaaaatccggaATATACCCTCGTCCATACGCGGAAGTATTACTTTTTGACACGCGAGTTGGACTCATTTTTCGATAAGGTCAACATCCCGATAGATCCGTTATCTTCACGTGCGTGTCTCGTGTATTCTCATGGGAAAAAATCTAACAGGTCGAAGCGAGACGATTATTATCGCTAGTATTGTCTTCGCGCTAGATTTGTGTCTTTCGGTGTATCTGTTGCGAGAAATATGCGTCATCCGCTGCATTATTGAAACTGTAATCATATTCATGGGATAATTGATGCCTTGAACGATGGCTTGTCCTTCggaggagaaagaaaataaaatagtagatAGCGCGGTCTTTGATGTTTAATTTTCGTTAGATTGAcacatacgtatacatattgCAACGTTACAGTGAATGCGTCATTTCCTCGtcttttattcattcattatcagaaaaaaaatgaagttgCTCTTCTCTTCGATGTAAAAAACTACGACTTCATGGGGCGATATTCGCGATACACAAAAATGATCGGACGGCGATCAGGCTGATGTAATATTTCTCGGAAATGTTACGCGTTATTTTTGAGATTTCAGTCACGCATGATGCACGGAATAAGATCCTGTTAAATCAAGGCCAATATTAATAGGATTCGCTATTTAATAACTTAGTCTTGATAATATTAGAAGGATGTAAactatatctctttttcttattatctctcagtctctcttattttcttaacATATTGTCTTCCATGTGACTACATACATGGATGATAATATTGTTCTACGAACTGAGGCCATGTGGCCCATTCGTGGATCACGAGTATTCAAGTTTCTGAAGTCATGTGAACCAGCTGTTGATCCCTAccttttttcgaaattatttctgtgcaaaataaacatatttccaAATAATGGAATAGTAGTCAGCTACTCAATTTTTACTTggcaatcaatatattaagagatataattgtaatattaatatgaaatttgaatttgtttaataatattgaataagctATTAACTTAGACGattgtcataaaattttcatatatttgtattcgatttttatataacacctGGAAAATAAGTTTtccacatatttaaaaattttcaagttatTCAAGTTGGATcttaatactaaaaaaaaaaatcatctttttaGGTAAATTGAAGAGTAATCATGAAGAGTGTTGTGGCTCTGTTGCTGCTGGTGGCAGTAGTTGTCACGGGGCAAGCTATTTCCTTTAACAAAATTCTGGATGCGGAATGGTTTATCTTTAAGGTATAAAATCATTGCATTTACAATGATTGCATCttgaatcatataaatatttatttcctatCTAATTACTAGTTGtgtgaataatattaacagGATATAGATATGTTGTTCATAATATATCAGTTACACATTATGTTTGATCTCTTGAATCATATTTCTCTTCTGTAGAATGTTttcttaacaaatattatttaaaccaATATTGCCTGAGTGAAACAAAGCTATATAGAAATGATTCAAGATGTGATTACTATTTAAGAGACTcttttgaaatgaaaattgtgaatattattacaggcaaaaataaagcaaagtTAACATTTTACAGCATGAGAACGCGTTCTcttcttttgaataaaaaacgaattttttgcaagatattaaaacttgaaatatttttattaattattcaaattactgaaaaataataaatattatattctatattatttcttagacacatcataaaaaagtttacaaaTCCCCTATTGAAGAGGGAtatagaatgaaaattttcttgGATAACAAGCGCAAAATTGTCGAACACAATCGTAGATATGAGATGAAGGAAGTTAACTACAAACTTGGAATGAACAAATATGGAGATATGGTGAGTTCTGAAAAATGAATTGTATGATTAATTGTATGATTAATTGTATGATTAATTACGATGAgcaattttctgaaaaatacatatttttttcttatagttGCATCATGAAGTGATTA from Cataglyphis hispanica isolate Lineage 1 chromosome 11, ULB_Chis1_1.0, whole genome shotgun sequence encodes the following:
- the LOC126852710 gene encoding uncharacterized protein LOC126852710, translating into MPSKEYYNVTPEQREISLWRDAKRRELRELYLKDSGHPTKSLLFDTGIYRFAAAKSSIEQFFVPTLVNYITRVGFVVGSIVFTAMLIKKRKDAREHLYRTGQVSYRDRDFKFV